The following are from one region of the Salvia splendens isolate huo1 chromosome 2, SspV2, whole genome shotgun sequence genome:
- the LOC121760282 gene encoding extensin-like: protein MGTKAKMASSLTTTLVVAALAIFLPAIANANYYYTSPPPPYHYSSPPPPVHSPPPPYHYSSPPPPVHSPSPPYHYSSPPPPKHPYVYKSPPPPTPVYKYKSPPPPTPVYKYKSPPPPTPVYKYNSPPPPKHPYVYKSPPPPTPVYKYKSPPPPTPVYKYKSPPPPTPVYKYKSPPPPTPVYKYKSPPPPTPVYKYKSPPPPTPVYKYKSPPPPTPVYKYKSPPPPTPVYKYKSPPPPTPVYKYKSPPPPEHKPYYYSSPPPPHHY from the coding sequence ATGGGAACAAAAGCAAAAATGGCTTCTTCTCTTACCACCACTTTGGTGGTGGCAGCTCTTGCCATCTTCTTGCCGGCAATAGCCAATGCTAACTACTACTACACTTCTCCTCCACCACCATACCACTACTCATCCCCTCCACCGCCGGTGCACTCTCCCCCACCACCTTACCACTACTCGTCCCCACCGCCGCCAGTGCACTCCCCCTCACCACCGTACCACTACTCATCCCCACCACCACCTAAGCACCCGTACGTGTACAagtcaccaccaccaccaacacCCGTGTACAAGTACAAATCTCCTCCCCCACCAACACCGGTGTACAAATACAagtcaccaccaccaccaacgcCCGTGTACAAATACAACTCTCCACCACCACCTAAGCACCCGTATGTTTACAAGTCCCCTCCTCCCCCAACTCCAGTCTACAAGTAcaaatcaccaccaccacccactCCGGTGTACAAGTACAAGTCCCCTCCGCCACCAACACCCGTCTACAAGTACAAGTCACCCCCACCCCCAACCCCTGTGTACAAGTACAAGTCTCCTCCTCCACCAACACCCGTCTACAAGTACAagtcaccaccaccacccactCCGGTGTACAAGTACAAGTCCCCTCCTCCACCAACTCCAGTTTACAAGTACAAATCCCCTCCACCACCAACTCCGGTGTACAAATACAAGTCACCACCACCGCCAACCCCCGTCTACAAGTACAAATCTCCTCCGCCGCCGGAGCACAAGCCATACTACTACTCTTCTCCACCTCCTCCTCACCACTACTGA
- the LOC121763443 gene encoding extensin-3-like, translated as MEKRMVSLITTLLVVLVSLISFPSQTTADDYKYASPPPPVKKYSPPPPKKPYVYKSPPPPPPPKKPYVYKSPPPPPPPKKPYYYKSPPPPPPPKKQYEYKSPPPPPPPKKHYEYKSPPPPPPPKKQYEYKSPPPPPPPKKPYVYKSPPPPPPPVYKYKSPPPPPPPVYKYKSPPPPHY; from the coding sequence ATGGAGAAGAGAATGGTCTCACTAATTACCACTCTTTTAGTGGTATTAGTGTCTCTAATTAGCTTCCCTTCCCAAACCACAGCCGATGATTATAAGTATGCTTCTCCACCGCCACCGGTGAAGAAATACTCGCCGCCACCTCCAAAGAAACCCTATGTCTACAaatcaccaccacctccaccaccgccaaaGAAACCCTACGTATACAAatcacctcctccaccgccaccTCCCAAGAAACCCTACTACTACAAATCCCCTccgccaccaccgcctcctAAAAAGCAATACGAATAcaaatcaccaccaccacctccacctcctAAAAAGCACTACGAATACAaatcaccaccacctccaccaccaccaaagAAGCAGTACGAGTACAAATcacctcctcctccaccacctccgAAGAAACCATACGTTTACAAGTCTcctccgccaccaccaccaccggtTTACAAATACAAatcccctccaccaccaccaccacccgtTTACAAGTACAAGTCCCCACCGCCGCCTCACTACTAG